A window from Capricornis sumatraensis isolate serow.1 chromosome 5, serow.2, whole genome shotgun sequence encodes these proteins:
- the TRIL gene encoding TLR4 interactor with leucine rich repeats translates to MEAARAVRFLLVVCGCLALPPWAQPVCPERCDCQHPQHLLCTNRGLRAVPKTSSLPSPQDVLTYSLGGNFITNITAFDFHRLGQLRRLDLQYNQIRSLHPKTFEKLSRLEELYLGNNLLQALAPGTLAPLRKLRILYANGNEIGRLSRGSFEGLESLVKLRLDGNALGALPDAVFAPLGNLLYLHLESNRIRFLGKNAFAQLGKLRFLNLSANELQPSLRHAATFAPLRSLSTLILSANNLQHLGPRVFQHLSRLGLLSLRGNQLTHLAPEAFWGLEALRELRLEGNRLSQLPVALLEPLHSLEALDLSGNELSALHPTVFGRLGRLRELSLRDNALSALSGDIFAASPALYRLDLDGNGWTCDCRLRGLKRWMGDWHSQGRLLTVFVQCRHPPALRGKYLDYLDDQQLQNGSCTDPASSVPPIADKRRPLPTAPGEAVAPPAGALAKELLPQPQPQQRSRVLPGMAWDGAARELSGNRSSLRLSRRGPGLQQPGSNAAAAAGTAPHPLDLLEKPERARPTPSDPGPAEPTQTATLSSAPAGDPWQRAAKQRLAAQQQESAAQSDGGVGLPPLVSDPCDFNKFILCNLTVEAVGADSASVRWAVREHRSPRPLGGARFRLLFDRFGQQPKFHRFVYLPERSDSATLRELRGDTPYLVCVEGVLGGRVCPVAPRDHCAGLVTLPEPGSQGGVDYQLLTLALLAVNALLVLLALAAWASRWLRRKLRARRKGGAPVHVRHMYSTRRPLRSMGTGVSADFSGFQSHRPRTTVCALSEADLIEFPCDRFMDSGGGGAGGSLRREDHLLQRFAD, encoded by the coding sequence ATGGAGGCTGCCCGCGCCGTGCGCTTCCTCCTCGTGGTGTGCGGCTGCCTTGCGCTCCCGCCGTGGGCCCAGCCGGTGTGTCCGGAGCGCTGCGACTGCCAGCACCCCCAGCACCTCCTGTGCACCAACAGAGGGCTCCGCGCCGTGCCCAAGACCAGCTCGCTACCGAGCCCACAGGACGTGCTCACCTACAGCCTCGGGGGCAACTTCATAACCAACATCACGGCCTTCGACTTCCACCGCCTGGGGCAGCTCAGACGGCTGGACCTGCAGTACAACCAGATCCGCTCGCTGCACCCCAAGACCTTCGAGAAGCTCTCGCGGCTGGAGGAGCTCTACCTGGGCAACAATCTCTTGCAGGCGCTCGCCCCGGGCACCCTGGCCCCGCTGCGCAAGCTGCGCATCCTCTACGCCAACGGGAACGAGATCGGTCGCCTCAGCCGCGGTTCCTTCGAGGGCCTGGAGAGCCTGGTCAAGCTGCGACTGGACGGGAACGCCCTGGGGGCGCTGCCGGATGCCGTCTTTGCCCCCCTGGGCAACTTGCTCTACCTACATCTGGAGTCTAACCGGATCCGCTTTCTGGGCAAGAACGCCTTCGCCCAACTGGGGAAGCTGCGCTTTCTCAACCTCTCTGCCAACGAGCTGCAGCCTTCCCTACGCCATGCGGCCACCTTCGCACCGCTGCGCTCCCTCTCCACCCTCATCCTCTCGGCCAACAACCTGCAGCACCTAGGGCCGCGCGTCTTCCAGCACCTGTCGCGCCTCGGCCTACTTTCACTCAGGGGCAACCAGCTCACGCACCTCGCGCCCGAGGCTTTTTGGGGGTTAGAGGCCTTACGCGAGCTGCGCCTGGAGGGCAATCGGCTGAGCCAGCTGCCTGTGGCACTGCTGGAACCTCTGCATAGCCTGGAGGCGCTGGACCTGAGCGGCAATGAGCTGTCGGCTCTGCACCCCACTGTCTTTGGCCGCTTGGGCCGGCTGCGTGAGCTCAGCTTGCGCGACAACGCGCTCAGCGCCCTCTCCGGGGACATCTTCGCAGCCAGCCCGGCCCTCTACCGGCTGGATCTAGACGGCAATGGCTGGACCTGTGACTGCCGGCTGCGGGGTCTGAAGCGCTGGATGGGCGACTGGCACTCACAGGGCCGGCTCCTCACCGTTTTCGTGCAGTGTCGCCACCCTCCGGCCCTGCGGGGCAAGTACCTGGATTACCTGGATGACCAGCAACTGCAGAACGGGTCTTGCACAGATCCCGCGTCCTCGGTTCCCCCGATTGCCGACAAGCGGCGGCCCCTACCCACAGCTCCAGGGGAGGCGGTGGCGCCCCCTGCAGGTGCCCTCGCGAAGGAGCTGCTGCCGCAGCCACAGCCACAGCAGCGGAGTCGAGTTCTGCCAGGGATGGCCTGGGATGGGGCGGCCAGGGAGCTTTCGGGTAACCGCAGCTCCCTAAGGCTGAGTCGGCGGGGCCCAGGCCTCCAGCAGCCGGGCTCCAACGCCGCTGCTGCCGCGGGCACGGCGCCACACCCGCTGGACCTCCTCGAGAAGCCTGAGCGGGCACGTCCGACTCCATCGGATCCTGGCCCCGCGGAACCCACCCAGACGGCCACGCTCTCCTCTGCGCCCGCCGGCGACCCCTGGCAGCGCGCGGCGAAACAGCGCCTGGCGGCGCAGCAGCAGGAGAGCGCCGCCCAGTCCGACGGCGGGGTCGGCCTGCCGCCGCTGGTATCCGACCCATGTGACTTCAACAAGTTCATCCTGTGCAACCTGACGGTGGAGGCAGTGGGCGCCGACAGCGCCTCGGTACGCTGGGCTGTGCGCGAGCACCGCAGCCCAAGGCCGCTGGGCGGCGCGCGCTTCCGCCTGCTCTTCGACCGCTTTGGCCAGCAGCCTAAATTCCACCGCTTCGTCTACCTGCCCGAGCGCAGCGACTCGGCCACGCTGCGCGAGCTGCGCGGAGACACTCCCTACCTGGTGTGCGTGGAGGGCGTGCTCGGTGGTCGGGTCTGCCCGGTGGCTCCCCGCGACCACTGCGCGGGGCTGGTCACCctgccagagcctgggagccagggCGGCGTTGACTACCAACTGCTGACCTTGGCCCTGCTGGCCGTCAACGCGCTGCTGGTGCTCCTGGCCTTGGCAGCCTGGGCGTCGCGCTGGCTGCGGAGGAAGCTGCGGGCTAGGCGGAAGGGCGGGGCTCCCGTCCACGTTCGCCACATGTACTCTACCCGACGACCTCTGCGCTCCATGGGCACTGGCGTGTCCGCCGACTTCTCTGGCTTCCAGTCGCACCGGCCGCGCACCACCGTGTGCGCGCTCAGCGAAGCGGACCTCATCGAGTTCCCGTGCGACCGCTTCATGGACAGCGGGGGCGGCGGCGCAGGCGGCAGCCTTCGGCGGGAGGATCATCTCTTGCAGCGATTTGCCGACTAG